The proteins below come from a single Spirochaetota bacterium genomic window:
- a CDS encoding nicotinate phosphoribosyltransferase gives MKGMELLTDLYELTMMQVYMKTGIINNYSIFDMFFRKTPFNSGYVVFAGLEQVIEYLQNLSFSKESIDYLYSLHIFSDDFLDYCKEFRFTGSLYSFQEGDLVFPEEPIMRVEAPLGQAQLIETALLNCINFQSLVATKAARVCYAAGGRQVIEFGLRRAQGPDGGISASRASFIGGCIGTSNVYAGQKYGIPVKGTHAHSFVMAYDNEIEAFDNYTKVYPDNSILLVDTYDTLHSGIVNAIAAAKKLAASGRRLVGIRLDSGDLLDLSKKVRKLLDAEGLEYVKIVASNDLDEFRIDQLVRLGAPIDIFGVGTRLATGYPEAALSGVYKMAAIEKNGTLIPKMKVSDEMSKGTIPSRKNVYRYYNSDNAMCFDIICQDNEIILDGEVFDIKGNRYAIDKHLVSQCMHVPIFQNGSLVYSIPSLQDIQHHCVTSMQSLPESFKNIYYPSEYQVYISPGLFNLVESMRSAIHKKNE, from the coding sequence ATGAAAGGGATGGAACTTTTAACCGACCTGTACGAATTAACTATGATGCAGGTCTACATGAAAACGGGTATAATTAATAACTATTCCATTTTTGATATGTTTTTCAGGAAAACACCTTTCAATTCGGGATATGTTGTCTTTGCCGGGTTGGAGCAGGTAATTGAATATCTGCAAAACCTATCGTTTTCAAAGGAAAGCATTGACTATCTTTACTCATTACATATCTTTTCGGATGATTTTTTGGACTATTGCAAGGAGTTTCGATTTACAGGGAGTCTATATTCCTTTCAGGAGGGAGATTTAGTCTTTCCTGAAGAGCCTATAATGCGAGTGGAGGCTCCGTTAGGACAAGCTCAGCTTATTGAAACTGCACTGTTGAATTGCATAAATTTTCAGTCGCTTGTTGCCACTAAGGCAGCACGTGTATGTTATGCTGCAGGTGGTAGGCAGGTGATCGAGTTTGGCTTGCGGCGTGCTCAAGGGCCTGATGGTGGGATTAGTGCAAGCAGGGCATCGTTTATTGGTGGATGTATTGGCACTTCAAATGTTTATGCTGGCCAAAAATATGGAATACCAGTAAAAGGCACCCATGCGCACAGTTTTGTGATGGCGTATGATAATGAGATAGAAGCATTTGATAATTATACCAAAGTATACCCTGATAATTCAATATTGCTTGTAGATACGTATGATACGTTACATTCGGGTATTGTTAATGCGATAGCAGCTGCAAAGAAGCTTGCAGCAAGTGGCAGGCGTCTTGTGGGAATACGACTTGATAGCGGTGATCTTTTGGATTTGAGCAAAAAAGTGCGAAAGTTACTGGACGCTGAAGGCTTGGAGTATGTTAAAATAGTTGCATCTAATGATCTTGATGAATTTCGCATTGATCAATTAGTACGTCTAGGCGCTCCTATTGATATTTTTGGTGTGGGTACACGGCTTGCAACAGGATATCCTGAGGCAGCTTTATCCGGTGTGTATAAAATGGCCGCAATAGAAAAAAACGGTACGTTAATCCCCAAAATGAAAGTATCTGATGAAATGTCAAAGGGTACCATTCCTTCAAGGAAGAATGTGTACAGGTATTATAATAGTGACAATGCTATGTGCTTTGACATTATATGCCAGGATAATGAAATTATACTGGATGGCGAAGTGTTTGATATAAAAGGCAACAGGTATGCTATAGACAAACATCTTGTTTCTCAATGTATGCATGTTCCAATTTTTCAAAATGGGTCATTAGTATATTCAATACCGTCACTACAGGATATTCAGCATCATTGTGTTACCAGTATGCAGTCACTTCCTGAATCGTTTAAAAATATTTACTATCCATCAGAGTATCAGGTATATATTAGCCCCGGGCTTTTTAATTTGGTTGAATCCATGCGAAGTGCAATCCACAAGAAAAATGAATAA
- a CDS encoding PDZ domain-containing protein: MKKLIIVILGIFIVACAGEEFGGLGIEVPAGPEKVSKDKPFVIASVYEGGTGYQAGLKEGDIIVSVDGVPVEGLQYDYIVTNLLRGKVGSVVTLEIKRGDTLMLFRVMRGKIVLK, encoded by the coding sequence ATGAAGAAACTCATTATTGTCATACTTGGGATATTTATTGTAGCTTGTGCAGGCGAAGAGTTTGGGGGTTTAGGGATTGAAGTTCCTGCTGGTCCTGAGAAAGTAAGCAAGGACAAGCCGTTTGTTATAGCTAGTGTATATGAAGGTGGGACAGGATATCAGGCAGGGCTTAAAGAAGGTGATATTATTGTTTCAGTTGACGGAGTTCCTGTTGAAGGATTGCAATATGATTATATTGTTACAAACCTGTTGCGTGGTAAAGTAGGCAGTGTTGTAACACTGGAAATTAAAAGAGGCGATACTCTAATGTTATTCAGGGTGATGCGGGGAAAAATTGTTTTAAAATAA
- a CDS encoding HDOD domain-containing protein yields the protein MAQSIVAKVKDSIEKMPPLSPVVHKIIIVANDVTSSAQHLTDVIQLDPVLTAKVIRMVNSAYFGLPQEIKSLKQAVVMLGINTIKNVALSSALMGKISLKKGAIDAEEFWKHSIGVAVASKLIALRLGIDKKLLEEFFIAGLIHDIGKVLMNNFFPEEMKQIIEVSQSKGGLIIDIEKNILGLTHEEIGIAIGKKWNFENNLLYAVGRHHIPVLKGDSAIYSMVVHIADTFAKVLKVGFSGNYVIDPIDETIWQTLNINEEIVFEALSPLHDEIQKAKLFLQ from the coding sequence ATGGCTCAAAGTATTGTGGCCAAGGTTAAAGACTCAATAGAAAAAATGCCACCTCTATCTCCAGTGGTACATAAGATTATTATTGTTGCAAATGATGTTACCTCATCTGCACAACATTTGACAGATGTTATTCAACTTGATCCAGTGTTAACTGCAAAAGTAATACGTATGGTTAATTCAGCATATTTTGGATTACCACAGGAAATTAAGTCATTAAAACAGGCTGTGGTTATGCTTGGCATAAATACTATAAAGAATGTTGCCCTGTCATCAGCGTTAATGGGAAAGATTTCCTTAAAAAAAGGTGCTATTGATGCTGAAGAGTTCTGGAAACATTCTATTGGAGTGGCAGTTGCGTCAAAGTTAATTGCATTGCGGTTGGGTATTGACAAAAAGCTTCTGGAAGAGTTTTTTATTGCAGGGCTCATTCATGATATTGGCAAGGTCTTGATGAATAATTTTTTCCCCGAAGAGATGAAACAAATAATTGAGGTCTCGCAATCAAAAGGTGGATTAATTATTGATATTGAAAAAAATATATTAGGCTTAACTCATGAAGAGATTGGCATTGCAATTGGTAAAAAATGGAATTTTGAAAATAATCTCCTTTACGCTGTTGGCAGGCATCATATACCGGTATTGAAGGGTGATTCTGCTATCTATTCAATGGTGGTGCATATTGCAGATACTTTTGCAAAAGTTTTAAAAGTTGGCTTTAGCGGCAATTACGTAATTGACCCAATTGATGAAACAATCTGGCAAACGCTAAATATTAATGAGGAGATAGTTTTTGAGGCACTATCTCCCTTGCACGATGAGATACAAAAGGCTAAGTTATTCTTACAATGA
- a CDS encoding MBL fold metallo-hydrolase: MSTLTVTFWGVRGSIPVPGPDTMKYGGNTACLDLRSDAGDWIVFDAGTGLRVLGESLDLSKQYTVNLCISHPHWDHINGFPFFPVIYIPGNTVNIYGPGTFEKSLEEIIRGQMQYSYFPVRTDELRANIHFYEIKNNQFTVGNFTVYTHLLNHPVTCYGYKVMYGKKIFVYLGDNEPYYNVYKDNDPEIMAFAKQMNEQLVEFVRNADVLVSDAQYIPAEYPKKTGWGHSTTHHVINLALKAKVGTLFLFHHEPLRKDKELDAIVTHYRNVLKKKELSLNLFAAAERESYTF; encoded by the coding sequence ATGAGTACGCTGACGGTAACATTTTGGGGAGTGAGGGGGTCCATTCCTGTACCTGGACCTGATACTATGAAATATGGGGGCAATACAGCTTGCCTTGACTTGCGTTCAGATGCAGGTGACTGGATTGTGTTTGATGCTGGAACGGGGCTTAGAGTTCTTGGCGAATCACTGGATTTATCTAAACAATATACAGTAAATTTATGTATTTCTCATCCTCACTGGGATCACATCAACGGCTTCCCGTTTTTTCCAGTTATCTATATTCCGGGTAATACAGTTAATATATATGGTCCTGGAACATTTGAGAAAAGCCTTGAGGAGATAATTCGTGGCCAGATGCAGTACAGCTATTTCCCGGTTCGCACGGATGAGTTGCGTGCCAATATTCATTTTTATGAAATAAAAAACAACCAGTTTACTGTTGGTAATTTTACCGTGTACACGCATCTTCTCAATCATCCGGTAACCTGCTATGGTTATAAAGTAATGTATGGTAAAAAAATCTTTGTATATTTAGGCGACAACGAGCCATATTATAATGTATACAAGGATAACGATCCGGAAATAATGGCATTTGCAAAACAGATGAATGAGCAGCTGGTTGAATTTGTACGAAATGCTGATGTTCTGGTATCAGATGCACAGTATATCCCTGCCGAATATCCAAAGAAAACTGGCTGGGGACACAGTACCACTCACCATGTCATTAACTTGGCACTTAAAGCTAAAGTGGGAACACTGTTTTTATTTCACCATGAGCCATTACGAAAAGACAAAGAATTGGATGCCATAGTTACTCATTATCGAAATGTTCTGAAGAAAAAAGAGTTGTCTTTAAATCTTTTTGCAGCAG